The Grimontia kaedaensis genome has a window encoding:
- a CDS encoding glutamate synthase-related protein → MTDPVVSNNKPIKVELEKGKEYYYCRCGRSKKQPYCDGSHAGTEFTPLAYKADKDGEAWFCACKHTGNEPFCDGTHTRYADTDVGKEMPPVQRESASPTPKATKEEPYVELIHQLAKEGLEKFGHHGPMTSMGVPRYQLPTWDDIQIMVAQMATKPLLDDASVGTELIVGPRAKKPLKLDTPLFVSDMSFGALSEEAKVALATGAEKAGTGICSGEGGMLPEEHAANSHYFYELASAKFGFELSKVRDVQAFHFKGGQGAKTGTGGHLPGIKNHGKISQVRGIPEGKDAISPSTFPDLKTPADFARIADEVRRESGGIPIGFKLSANHIEADIGFALDAGADYIILDGRGGGTGAAPTLFRDHISVPTIPALARARRFLDAQGVNDVTLIITGGLRVPSDFVKALALGADGIALSNSAMQAIGCVGARMCNSNMCPAGIATQDPELRKRLNVEAASERLYNFFTASTHLMQVMARACGHDHLSKFTHSDLATFNKEMAELSGIHYSGTGPSTL, encoded by the coding sequence ATGACAGACCCTGTTGTATCCAATAACAAACCCATTAAAGTCGAGCTCGAAAAAGGTAAAGAATATTACTACTGCCGCTGCGGACGCTCGAAGAAACAGCCCTATTGTGACGGCTCCCATGCCGGGACGGAATTCACGCCGCTGGCCTATAAGGCGGACAAAGATGGCGAAGCTTGGTTTTGCGCCTGCAAACACACCGGAAACGAGCCTTTCTGCGATGGCACCCATACCCGCTATGCGGATACGGATGTCGGAAAAGAAATGCCGCCAGTTCAAAGAGAAAGCGCTTCCCCAACGCCAAAAGCGACCAAAGAAGAGCCTTATGTAGAGCTGATCCATCAGCTCGCGAAGGAAGGACTGGAGAAATTTGGCCACCACGGCCCAATGACTTCTATGGGGGTGCCTCGCTACCAGCTACCTACCTGGGACGATATCCAGATCATGGTGGCGCAAATGGCGACGAAACCGCTCTTAGATGATGCCTCCGTTGGCACTGAACTTATCGTTGGCCCACGTGCGAAGAAGCCACTGAAACTCGACACGCCACTGTTTGTGTCTGACATGAGTTTTGGTGCGCTGTCAGAAGAAGCCAAAGTTGCGCTTGCAACCGGTGCTGAAAAAGCGGGGACAGGCATCTGTTCGGGTGAAGGCGGCATGCTGCCCGAAGAACACGCTGCGAACAGCCACTATTTCTATGAACTGGCAAGTGCCAAGTTTGGTTTTGAGCTTTCCAAAGTGCGCGATGTTCAGGCCTTTCATTTCAAAGGTGGTCAGGGTGCAAAAACCGGTACAGGTGGTCACCTGCCGGGCATCAAAAACCATGGAAAGATTTCACAGGTGCGCGGGATTCCAGAAGGGAAAGATGCCATTTCGCCATCCACCTTCCCTGATCTGAAAACGCCCGCGGATTTTGCGCGTATCGCAGACGAAGTACGCCGTGAAAGTGGCGGCATTCCTATTGGGTTCAAACTGAGTGCCAACCATATCGAAGCCGATATCGGCTTTGCACTGGATGCAGGTGCCGATTACATCATTTTGGACGGGCGTGGCGGCGGCACAGGTGCGGCGCCGACACTGTTCCGGGACCATATCAGTGTGCCAACCATTCCGGCACTGGCACGCGCAAGGCGCTTCCTTGATGCACAGGGAGTGAATGACGTTACCTTGATCATTACTGGCGGGCTTCGCGTGCCGAGTGACTTTGTGAAAGCGTTGGCTCTCGGCGCGGACGGTATTGCCCTCTCCAACAGTGCGATGCAAGCGATTGGTTGCGTCGGTGCGCGCATGTGTAATTCCAACATGTGTCCAGCGGGTATTGCGACGCAAGATCCAGAACTTCGCAAGCGTCTGAATGTGGAGGCGGCTTCTGAGCGACTCTACAACTTCTTCACCGCATCAACCCATCTAATGCAGGTGATGGCACGCGCTTGTGGCCACGATCATTTGAGTAAATTCACTCACAGCGATCTGGCGACGTTCAATAAAGAAATGGCAGAACTTTCCGGTATCCACTACTCCGGTACAGGCCCTTCAACGCTCTGA
- a CDS encoding ABC transporter ATP-binding protein, protein MAEVILNKVNKKFGKVHVTKDVDLHIDKGDFVVFVGPSGCGKSTLLRLIAGLEDITSGDLKIDGQVCNDLPPPERGIGMVFQSYALYPHMTVYENMAFGLQLAKTEAKTVDEKVREVAAALQLEPLLERKPKELSGGQRQRVAIGRAIVREPKVFLFDEPLSNLDASLRVQMRMEIARLHERLGATMIYVTHDQVEAMTLATKIVVLDAGRVEQVGSPLELYNHPANTFVAGFIGSPKMNFLTADIVETGEMTTRVQIHRGQEVEVSANTIGASVGDPCVIGIRPEHIRFGEKDAIQEGGVALSVVEQLGNECLMYFNTPQSAEPVVIRTEGQTNIRAGDKRCIEFPADYCHLFDRDGNAFKRSVVGETKPSLVVTP, encoded by the coding sequence ATGGCTGAGGTCATTTTAAATAAAGTTAATAAGAAGTTTGGTAAGGTACATGTCACCAAGGATGTGGATCTGCATATCGACAAAGGCGACTTTGTGGTGTTCGTTGGCCCGTCAGGCTGTGGTAAATCGACCCTGCTTCGCTTGATAGCGGGTCTTGAAGATATCACCTCGGGCGATCTGAAGATCGATGGCCAGGTCTGTAACGATCTGCCGCCACCGGAGCGTGGTATCGGCATGGTGTTCCAGTCTTACGCTCTGTATCCACACATGACGGTTTACGAGAACATGGCGTTTGGCCTGCAACTGGCGAAAACCGAAGCCAAAACCGTGGATGAGAAAGTGCGCGAAGTGGCAGCGGCGCTGCAACTGGAACCCTTGCTGGAACGCAAGCCGAAAGAGCTTTCCGGTGGTCAGCGTCAGCGTGTGGCGATCGGCCGCGCGATTGTGCGGGAGCCAAAAGTCTTCCTATTCGATGAGCCACTGTCGAATCTGGATGCGTCGCTCCGCGTACAAATGCGCATGGAAATCGCCCGTCTGCACGAACGCCTTGGCGCAACCATGATCTATGTGACTCACGATCAGGTGGAAGCGATGACACTCGCGACCAAGATCGTGGTGCTGGATGCTGGCCGTGTTGAGCAGGTGGGTTCACCGCTTGAGCTATACAATCACCCAGCGAATACGTTTGTGGCGGGCTTTATCGGTTCACCAAAGATGAACTTCCTGACGGCGGATATCGTGGAAACCGGTGAGATGACGACCCGCGTCCAGATCCACCGTGGTCAGGAAGTGGAAGTCTCAGCCAATACGATCGGCGCCAGCGTCGGCGATCCTTGCGTGATTGGGATCCGTCCTGAGCATATTCGTTTCGGCGAGAAAGATGCGATCCAGGAAGGTGGTGTGGCGTTGAGTGTTGTCGAGCAGCTAGGTAACGAGTGCCTGATGTACTTCAATACGCCACAAAGTGCCGAGCCAGTGGTGATTCGCACCGAAGGGCAAACCAATATCCGTGCAGGTGATAAACGTTGTATCGAGTTCCCTGCGGATTATTGCCATCTGTTTGATCGCGACGGAAATGCGTTCAAACGCTCAGTGGTGGGCGAAACCAAACCGTCACTGGTTGTGACGCCGTAA
- a CDS encoding alpha-glucosidase, producing MRQQESTWWRGAVIYQIYPRSFYDANQDGIGDLPGITQQLPYVAALGVDAIWLSPFFKSPMKDFGYDVSDYRDVDPLFGTLDDFKQLVQVAHELGLKVMIDQVLSHTSDEHTWFQESRVSRDNPKSDWYVWADPKPDGTPPNNWLSIFGGCAWQWESRRQQYYLHNFLVSQPDLNFHNPEVVEHLLDTVKFWLDLGVDGFRLDTVNFYMHDRQLRDNPGLSAGDSKSLGVPGTNPYSMQKHQYDISQPENLGFLKKLRALLDQYDDITTVGEIGDDNPLALMAEYTADNDKLHMAYTFDLLNIHRKPDYLASVIEKIEGAINDGWACWALSNHDVVRCITRWGAEEADQVAYGKVLLALVTSLRGSVCLYQGEELGLPEAEIPFEKIQDPYGIPFWPEYKGRDGCRTPVPWVGDEGNAGFSSAEPWLPVDPRHNALAVDKQEQQSDSMLAHYRTYLRWRKQFAALVNGELGDVQSNAQGLRFVRYNDEQRLLVAFNLSDSDMTISLPEGNWQALEGHGFAFRLENGSVTLPPYQAAFATT from the coding sequence ATGAGACAACAAGAATCAACCTGGTGGCGCGGCGCGGTTATTTACCAAATCTACCCACGCAGCTTTTACGATGCCAATCAGGACGGGATCGGTGACTTGCCGGGGATCACCCAGCAACTGCCTTATGTGGCGGCGCTCGGCGTAGATGCCATCTGGCTGTCGCCCTTTTTCAAATCGCCCATGAAAGACTTCGGCTACGACGTATCTGATTACCGCGATGTCGATCCGCTGTTCGGCACACTGGATGACTTTAAGCAACTGGTGCAGGTTGCGCATGAACTGGGTCTGAAGGTAATGATCGATCAGGTTCTCAGCCATACCTCGGATGAACATACCTGGTTTCAGGAAAGTCGCGTGAGTCGCGACAACCCGAAATCCGACTGGTATGTCTGGGCTGATCCTAAGCCTGACGGTACGCCACCAAACAACTGGCTCTCCATTTTTGGTGGCTGTGCCTGGCAGTGGGAAAGCCGGCGTCAGCAGTATTATCTGCACAACTTCCTCGTCAGCCAGCCTGATTTGAACTTCCACAACCCAGAGGTCGTGGAACACCTGTTGGATACGGTGAAATTCTGGCTCGATTTGGGCGTCGACGGTTTCCGTCTCGACACGGTCAATTTCTACATGCATGACCGTCAGTTGCGTGACAACCCAGGGTTGTCGGCAGGAGACAGCAAATCGCTCGGCGTACCGGGAACCAACCCGTATTCGATGCAAAAACACCAGTACGACATTTCGCAGCCGGAAAACCTCGGTTTTCTGAAAAAGCTGCGTGCATTGCTCGATCAGTACGATGACATCACCACAGTCGGGGAGATCGGCGACGATAACCCTCTGGCGCTGATGGCTGAGTACACGGCAGACAACGACAAGCTGCACATGGCTTACACCTTTGATTTGCTGAACATTCACCGCAAGCCGGATTACCTGGCGTCCGTGATTGAAAAAATCGAAGGCGCCATCAACGATGGCTGGGCGTGTTGGGCGCTGTCAAACCACGACGTGGTGCGTTGTATCACCCGTTGGGGGGCAGAAGAAGCAGACCAAGTCGCTTACGGCAAAGTGCTGTTGGCTTTGGTCACCTCGCTTCGTGGCAGTGTGTGCCTGTATCAGGGTGAAGAGCTTGGATTGCCTGAAGCGGAAATACCGTTTGAGAAAATTCAGGACCCATATGGGATTCCTTTCTGGCCGGAATACAAAGGCCGGGACGGTTGCCGTACCCCAGTGCCTTGGGTCGGTGATGAAGGTAACGCAGGTTTCAGCTCCGCAGAACCTTGGCTGCCCGTTGACCCACGCCACAATGCACTGGCGGTGGATAAGCAAGAGCAGCAAAGCGACAGCATGTTGGCCCATTACCGCACCTACCTTCGCTGGCGTAAACAGTTTGCCGCGCTGGTGAATGGCGAGTTGGGTGATGTGCAGTCCAATGCGCAGGGGCTCAGATTCGTCCGCTACAACGACGAGCAACGTCTGCTGGTGGCCTTTAACCTGTCCGATTCAGACATGACTATTTCCCTGCCGGAAGGAAACTGGCAGGCACTGGAAGGTCATGGTTTCGCATTCAGGCTGGAAAATGGATCGGTCACCCTCCCGCCTTATCAGGCGGCATTTGCAACGACGTAA